The DNA segment GCAGCGTACTGACGTATCCGTGAGATCAGTCACTCCGTTCAGTTATCTTATTTAATAAACACTAATGATGATTATGAACAATACCGACCTGAATCCGAGGGCAATAAACTGACATTCGAGGAAGGGTTATGTCTTGGATGACACACATGAGTGAGTACCTAACGTTACTGATAAATGATCATCAAAAACCATCACCAAACTCTGGTCAGGAAACTCACCAGTCATGGGTTGGTTGATTTACCAAGTGTGCAAAAATCCCGACTCCTCCTCGACATCCCTGTATTTCTGAATTATCAAACAGGCTCTTAGCAAAACAGACCCTGCCCTTCAGcttaaatgaaaaattaagacattttccTCCGCCCTTATGAAATTACAGTGTAACAATCTTCACATCGCAACTGCTGATGCTATAAATAGAATGGTTTCGACGGGGTGGATGCGTTTCTTTTGCCAATTTTTATACTGAattcattttctatttatttaactAGCAGCATTGCACATCTGAAGCAAACAACGGTGCATATATTCCCAGGGCTTCTCCTAAAACACTGTCTTTTTCAAAACCCGTACATTGTCACGTAAACGGAAGAATCTCCCCCAAAAGCGCAAATGGACTGTTCCTCTGCTTGAAGCCTCGTCATCACTTTTAAAGCGGCAGCTGAGTTTATTACTAATGATGTGTGAGATCCGAAAAAGATAATTAGATTTGAAAGgacaataaaaataagtttatattttGTCTATTTATCTTAAGAGGACGACATTTGACAGGTGTAATTATAACTGTTTAATACTGTTAAATAGAAAGTATAGTGGTTGGTATTTATCATATATTAAAAGATGAAATGtgaacaacagaaaaaaagaaaaaatatataaattgttatGGGTCTTTCGGTGCCCAACCGGCGCTCTGACATAAGTATGAAATTAATCTTTGGGTGACTGTTTTGGAAGTGTACTTCGTAGAAAAGTTCACTGCATAGGGAAATAGAGGCTGTCGCTTCTGTTTTCTTCGAGTCAAAAAGTTTTGTTCCTCTAGGAAGCGCTCGTGGATCTTTTTTGTTTAGTCAAAAAATATACTCATTCACAAGCGACATACAATAGCGTATAAaacatttgattgattttttttttttacacacacgtACTCCATCCCCATTTTTAGTTGTACGAATTATCTGTAATTTCGATTCTAATCCTTATTCTATTTCTATGGAGTCCACAAATCGTCTGTGTTGTCGCAAAACTGTCGTAAAGCGTTCTTGCGGTAGTTTGCTTCTTCCATAACGTGCTGCCCTTGTAAGAATGAGCACAACGTAGCAAGTAAGAGAAAACTTAcgggtttatatatatttttaaattgatattttacTTAAAGTCTTTGAAGAAATGTGTTTAGGACTTTATTCGAAAATGTACAGTATAGTTAGGAAAAGAAGGGCTTGAGAGACATAAACCAAGTGATAAAAAAACTAAGGCTTTTGGGAAATAAGTATTTATATATGCACGTTAGGTTATTGATAAGATATACCATTTGATATGAAATGCAAagattatatatttatgattaataatgttttgtgtcATTTGTTTTGACAGAGTAGTCAAGAGGTCGAAAGCAAGAGAAGTGATGGCTTCGCCTTTTCTGAGACTCTCTGTGTTTATTCAGAAGTATCGGACACCACTGCTCCTTGTCGGCTGTGGAGGGGTATTTTCTGCCAACATGTTCTATCATGTTTTCCCAGATTATACATACAGAAAAGTTTACCAGGCCTGGCACAAAGGAGAACCAGCCAGCCTGTCGGAAAAGCTTGAGAATGTCTTTCAAGAGGTTCTCAAAGACTCCGCTGTCAGCTTCCCTAAAAACTTCAGTGCTTTTGCCGCCTTTGGCTTTCACCCAGTAGGGGCAGGTGTTCCATGGCTTCCCTCTGGAGTGCAGATCGGCATCCCAGCCAACTTCAACAGCACCACCGATGATCCATCAGGAATCACCAACCGGACTATTCTCATCAATGGCAAAGAGCTGCAGTGGGACAGTGATTCAGGCGCTGCTCTCAAAAACTCCCTGGTGTTCTCTGAGGAGGCACAGAAGTTTGCTATAGCCCAAGAAGTGGCTCGTCTGGGGGCTGGGGGTCCCGTGTTGCACGCTGCAGTGGCTCCAGCATGTCTGGCAGGGGCTTGTATATATAGCGTAGCCTTCAAGCAGATCTTTGGGCTCCAGGCTGGGTCCATCTTCTTCAGGGCTGGTGTTAATGTGTTTGCTGTGGGTTTAGGGGTTCTGTCTTATATCCTGGCTTCTGATGCTCTGAGCCAGTGGTTGGACTACAGCTCGGACCACCGTGCAGCATGTCTGTCAAGCGATTATGCAAAGGGTGGCCTGGAGTTCTATGACAAAATCTTGACACGGAACAAGACCTTGCGCTCTTTAATGGGCACAAAAGGGGAAGAGATGTATGCCACCAGTGGAAACTTGTTTCCGGGACATCTGCTGCAGCTCAGACACGCCCCTTACACATCTAGACGGGACAAGATtttaaatcttttgaaaaatGACAAAGTATGAACTCTCATATTTAAAAGCATATATGTGCTTAGTTTGTACCATGTGAAGATCATATTGTGGTACTGCATTTGTATAATGGACAGTGCTTTTGAAATGGTACAACACACCACTAGATAacttttcctctctttctttcaaataaacagtttaacTTAAGTTCATAATTTTCTAGTCTACATCTGTCAAAGTGTCGTGCTGCTGATTaggttacattttattaattatgagACATTAAGCTATATATTATATGTGTCAGCCATACATatttacagtggggaaaataggTATTTGACACATCAGCATTTTTATCATTAAGGGGATTCTAAGTGGGATATTGACACAACATTTCCACCAGATGTAACCATCAAGCCAAGTATTGAATTCATACAAAGAAATCAGAACATTTAAGTATACAAGTTGAGTCATAATAAATTAAGTGAAATGACACGGGATATTGAAAACATGAAGATAAGGTGCAAAAAAGATCACCTGAAATCTGTCAGTATTGAGAGAGAAACCCTGCCCCCTATCAGTACTAATTGATGACTTATAAAGGCTTCTCATTACCCAGGAGGCACACAGGAAAGACTTGATGAAGGGTAAAAGCACAGAACTCTCAAGATTTTCGTAATCTTATCGTTGAAAAGCATATTGATGGTTATAGGTGCATTTCCGGAATACTGAATATTCCTGTGAGCACTGTGGAGGCCATTATCTGGAAATGGAAAGAGCATCAATTCACCATAAACCGGCCACGATCAGGTGCTCCAGGTAAGATCTCTGTCCGAGGAGTTCAAATAATAATCAGGAGAGTTCTCCAAGAGCCGAGAACCACTCGGACAGAACTTCAGGAAGACCTTGCGTCAGCAGCTGTTGTTTCAAAGAAAACTATAAGCACTACACTGAACCGCCATGGCATCCATGTACGCTCAGCATGCATGACtccattgctgaataaaaaaaaagcatgttaagGCTTGGTTAAAGTTTGTGAAAGAACATTTGGAGAAGCCTGTGGATTATTGGGAGACCATAGTATGGTCAGATGAAAGCAAAATTTAACTTTTTGGCAGTCATTCTACACACCATGTTTTGAGAAGAAATGGCACCGCCCACCACCCGAAGAACACCATACCAACAGTTAAGTTTGGGGGGTGGAAGCATCATGGTTCGGGGCCGCTTTTCAGCAAGGGGTACTGGCAGACTTCATATTATCGAAGGCGGGATGAATGGAGAAATGTACCAGGACATTCTGGATAAAATCTGCTGCCATCTACCAGAAAGCTGAAAATGAAACCTGGTGGACCTTTGAGCAAGACAATGATCCCATACACAAGGCCAAGGAAACCATGAAATGGtttcaaagaaagaaaatcaagTTTCTGGAATGGCCCgatcaatcacctgacctaaatcccatagaaaatctatggagcGAACATTCAAGCAAGTTCATAAAAGAGGCCCAAGGAACCTTCAAGATTTAAAGaccatttgtgtggaagtatggGCCAGAATCACTCCTGAGCAATGCAGACGACTGGTCTCTCCATACAAGAGGCATCTAGAAGCTGTAATCCCCAACAAAGGCTTTTCTACAAAGTATTAAAgtgtgttcaatacttatttccTGTGTCATTTCACTTTATGTATGATGCCACTTATGTACTTGAATGTTCTGATTTCTTTGTAGGAATTCAATATTTGGCTTGAATGCTACATCTGGTGGATATTTTGTGTCAATAGACCATTTAGAAATCCCCTTACTGATTAAAAATGCTGATGTGTCATACTTATTTTACTCACTGTATTTATGCCATCACAatgacattaaacaaaaaaagtgttaACCTTTACCCATTCaggtttttctgttgttttatagCTACTAACATATttagaattgttttatttcaccGTACAGGGACTAACGTGACATAGCATTTTAAGATAGTCAACaacatacagtaaatacaaataaattaagtatCTAACATATAGTACATTATAAGGATTACACTAAGTAATCAAAACTTTTTAGTGAAAAACAAGTTATTCGGAGCATCAGCACAAATCTACCACAAGATGTCACCATTGTCCACATAAACTACCCGGATGAAAAATCCTCTTAGCAGCGTAAATGTCTTCATTGCTTCAACAGTTGGTAGGTTGTATCCGAATAATCAGTTGTGGCCTGCTCATATCAGATATCAAACCACGTTGATTCTAATAGCAGTACTGAAaacctatctgtctgtctgtctatatatctttctgtttgtctttttgtctatccgtctgtctgtctgtctatccatctttctgtctgtctatccatcagtgtgtctgtatgtctgtctgtctatccatctgtctttctggctatccgtctgtctgtctgtcttggtCTGTCCCGCCTCCCCAGGCTGTGACTCCACCCCCGGCCGCTGGTGGCGCTGCGGAGAGATGTCGGCCCATGTTACAATGTAACACTCAGCACTGCTGCTGCTTCTGCGGCTCCTTCAATGTAACAGCACTTTGAACGGAGACACTGCTTGAGAAGTGACTGATCCCGATGAGCCGACCTCCAGAGTGGGAAATGCGTTTTTATTCCTCTGCGAGATCCCTTCCACCGCCCTAGTGGTCCCGTCGAGTGGATAGTAAAGTGTCCTCGCGGACTGGCTCCACAGGATCGAGTTTGTGTGGATTACAGGACCCGGAGGCCCCGTTGAGTTGAATGTGTGTGCTGCGCTGGAGTGGGTCAATATGAGGCTACCGCTGCTGCTCTGAGCGGGCTCTCTGCTCCCTGCCTCGGGTCTCTTACAACCTCATATTTACTTCTAAAACTGGACACCCCTGGAGCAGTTTATGACGGTAAGAATCGGCATGTCACCGCTGCTGCTGGGAGGTTTTGTACAAAACTTCTGCCTGCTTTTCTGGATACACTATCAACGATTTTCAAGTTGTTTTCTATGTTATATTGTTATGTTTTAGACAAGAAAATAACTA comes from the Carassius gibelio isolate Cgi1373 ecotype wild population from Czech Republic chromosome B9, carGib1.2-hapl.c, whole genome shotgun sequence genome and includes:
- the tmem177 gene encoding transmembrane protein 177, whose amino-acid sequence is MASPFLRLSVFIQKYRTPLLLVGCGGVFSANMFYHVFPDYTYRKVYQAWHKGEPASLSEKLENVFQEVLKDSAVSFPKNFSAFAAFGFHPVGAGVPWLPSGVQIGIPANFNSTTDDPSGITNRTILINGKELQWDSDSGAALKNSLVFSEEAQKFAIAQEVARLGAGGPVLHAAVAPACLAGACIYSVAFKQIFGLQAGSIFFRAGVNVFAVGLGVLSYILASDALSQWLDYSSDHRAACLSSDYAKGGLEFYDKILTRNKTLRSLMGTKGEEMYATSGNLFPGHLLQLRHAPYTSRRDKILNLLKNDKV